A part of Candidatus Electrothrix aestuarii genomic DNA contains:
- a CDS encoding UDP-N-acetylmuramoyl-L-alanyl-D-glutamate--2,6-diaminopimelate ligase, which produces MNRPVTKGLDALLSCLPANLAAEVLYNGASGMCTGVTCDSREAGPGSLFVAIKGAQADGHQFIPQAVAQGSQVLLVEDDPGPLANVTVVRVQDTSEALGWLASAFYDFPVQSLCLIGLTGTNGKTTISWMLEQMLTSAGHQVGVIGTVNYRYQDEEGRTVIEPAPLTTPGQVQLQRLLRQMVDQGVTHVIMETSSHAIAQGRLAGLFFDVAVFTNLSRDHLDYHGGMEEYFAAKKLLFTRYLKPEGRAVIVTEPSGREGENWGERLRKELLEKHAVAVTDCALHSKAAVNASELSQDINGFSCELTLLGQQMSLHSRLTGKYNVLNLLAAAGVGVVLQMKAQDVLRGLQEVGQVPGRLERVQLPGLSIDEQPCVLVDYAHTPDALKNVLQTLRPLVEGRLICVFGCGGDRDQGKRPLMGAVATEFADLSIVTSDNPRSEDPAEIIRQVAEGVSFAGAVERVVEDLFGDQPVLDGDFPGFVCVEDRKRAVHLACALVGPGDMVLVAGKGHEDYQVIGQERIFFDDRIEGLNGLLRWTVPHLHRVLPDTEVLQQGKQRGLFGQISTDTRSIASGDIFVALAGENFDGHDYLGVAAEAGAAVVIVQQERGGATGRSPLLPNHVVVLKVPDTLVALGHLAAYRRRLLGQNLPLVGITGSCGKTTVKEMTAAIYHRHFKAAEGTPSSVDPVLKTGGNFNNLIGLPLSLLPVTAEHKIAIMEMGMNQFGEIERLTAIADPDIACITNVQAAHLEGLGSIAGVAQAKGELFAGMRPDTVAVVNYDDPHVRRLPKKSEKIIGFASTSAGRRYKPTVKATRIQDRGAEGMRFTLHIGDWQERINVRAPGMHNVSNCLAAAAMAHAGGVTPATIVTSLSEFQSADKRMQMMTLPGGVRVLNDCYNANPGSMSAALRTVSGFGHDCCHIALLGDMLELGAEAETAHAEIGRQAAELGYDHLAVTGNFAGQVAQGAQKAGMAEEQVHVFTDTHTMADWLYKEMIQAGVKADDWLLLKGSRGMRMEAVLQEIEHRFATGINEKEFA; this is translated from the coding sequence ATGAATAGGCCCGTTACAAAGGGTCTTGATGCCTTACTCTCCTGCCTCCCGGCCAATTTGGCTGCGGAGGTTCTTTATAATGGGGCTTCGGGAATGTGTACCGGAGTTACCTGTGACTCCAGAGAGGCCGGACCAGGAAGTTTGTTTGTGGCTATTAAAGGCGCGCAGGCAGACGGGCATCAATTTATCCCCCAGGCCGTGGCTCAAGGAAGTCAGGTTCTGCTGGTCGAGGATGATCCAGGCCCTCTAGCCAATGTCACCGTGGTCCGGGTGCAGGATACTTCGGAGGCTTTGGGGTGGCTGGCGTCTGCTTTTTATGATTTTCCCGTGCAATCCCTGTGCCTCATCGGCCTGACCGGGACTAACGGCAAGACCACGATTTCCTGGATGCTTGAGCAGATGCTCACCAGTGCAGGTCATCAAGTTGGGGTGATCGGCACGGTAAATTATCGCTATCAGGATGAGGAAGGCAGAACGGTTATTGAACCGGCTCCCCTGACCACACCGGGGCAAGTTCAGCTCCAACGTCTTCTCCGCCAGATGGTAGATCAGGGGGTAACCCATGTGATTATGGAGACCTCCTCTCATGCCATTGCACAGGGGCGCTTGGCAGGTCTTTTTTTTGATGTTGCTGTCTTCACCAATCTGAGCCGGGATCATCTGGATTATCATGGTGGCATGGAAGAATATTTTGCCGCGAAAAAACTCCTTTTCACCCGCTATCTCAAGCCAGAGGGGCGGGCCGTTATTGTCACCGAACCCAGTGGCAGGGAAGGAGAAAATTGGGGTGAGCGGTTGCGAAAAGAACTGCTTGAAAAGCATGCTGTTGCGGTGACGGATTGTGCTTTGCATTCCAAGGCAGCAGTCAATGCCAGTGAGCTGAGCCAGGATATCAATGGTTTTTCCTGTGAACTCACTTTGCTCGGTCAGCAGATGTCTTTACACTCCCGTTTGACAGGCAAGTATAATGTCCTGAATTTGTTGGCAGCAGCCGGAGTAGGTGTGGTCTTACAGATGAAGGCCCAGGATGTTCTTCGTGGCCTGCAGGAGGTTGGTCAGGTGCCGGGTCGCTTGGAGAGGGTGCAGCTTCCAGGCCTGAGCATTGACGAGCAGCCCTGCGTCTTAGTTGATTATGCCCATACCCCGGATGCCCTGAAAAACGTCCTCCAGACCCTTCGGCCTTTGGTGGAGGGACGGTTGATCTGTGTCTTTGGTTGCGGGGGGGATCGGGATCAGGGAAAACGTCCTTTGATGGGCGCTGTTGCCACAGAATTTGCCGACCTTTCCATTGTGACCTCCGATAATCCTCGCTCAGAAGACCCGGCAGAGATTATCCGGCAGGTTGCGGAGGGCGTCAGTTTTGCCGGTGCTGTTGAACGAGTAGTTGAAGATCTGTTCGGTGATCAACCAGTTTTGGACGGTGATTTTCCCGGGTTTGTCTGTGTAGAAGATAGAAAACGTGCTGTGCATCTCGCCTGTGCCTTGGTTGGGCCGGGTGATATGGTTCTGGTGGCCGGTAAAGGGCATGAGGACTATCAGGTGATTGGTCAGGAGCGGATTTTTTTTGATGACCGGATAGAGGGGCTCAATGGTCTCCTGCGCTGGACTGTCCCTCATCTCCACAGGGTTTTACCGGATACAGAGGTTCTTCAGCAGGGCAAACAGCGTGGTCTTTTCGGGCAAATATCCACGGATACCAGAAGCATTGCCTCTGGAGATATCTTTGTCGCCTTGGCTGGGGAGAATTTTGATGGCCACGATTATCTGGGTGTTGCGGCTGAGGCCGGAGCTGCGGTGGTCATTGTGCAGCAGGAGCGGGGAGGGGCAACCGGCCGGTCGCCCCTACTACCCAATCACGTTGTTGTCCTCAAGGTTCCTGATACCTTGGTGGCCCTGGGGCACTTGGCTGCCTATCGACGCAGGCTGCTGGGGCAAAATCTTCCTCTTGTCGGAATTACCGGGAGCTGCGGCAAGACCACTGTCAAGGAAATGACAGCAGCGATTTATCATCGTCATTTTAAGGCGGCTGAGGGCACACCAAGCAGCGTGGACCCTGTGCTCAAGACCGGGGGCAATTTTAATAACCTGATCGGCCTGCCCCTGTCCCTGCTGCCAGTGACAGCCGAGCATAAAATCGCGATCATGGAAATGGGCATGAACCAGTTCGGTGAGATCGAACGACTCACGGCCATTGCTGATCCGGATATTGCCTGTATCACCAATGTGCAGGCAGCTCATCTTGAGGGACTGGGCAGTATTGCAGGGGTTGCCCAGGCCAAAGGGGAACTCTTTGCCGGTATGCGGCCCGACACGGTGGCGGTGGTCAACTATGATGATCCCCATGTGCGCAGGCTCCCCAAAAAATCGGAGAAAATTATCGGCTTTGCCTCTACTTCTGCTGGGCGTCGCTATAAGCCCACTGTCAAAGCGACCCGGATTCAGGATCGCGGGGCAGAAGGCATGCGCTTTACCCTCCATATCGGAGATTGGCAGGAGCGGATCAATGTGCGGGCTCCGGGTATGCATAATGTGAGTAATTGTCTGGCTGCTGCGGCAATGGCTCATGCAGGCGGCGTTACCCCGGCAACCATCGTCACCTCTTTGAGTGAATTTCAGAGTGCGGATAAACGGATGCAGATGATGACTCTGCCCGGTGGGGTGAGGGTGCTCAATGATTGCTATAACGCCAATCCCGGCTCTATGTCTGCGGCTCTGCGTACGGTGAGTGGTTTTGGTCATGATTGCTGTCACATCGCTCTGTTGGGGGATATGCTGGAGCTGGGTGCTGAGGCCGAGACCGCCCATGCCGAGATCGGACGTCAGGCCGCAGAACTGGGCTATGATCACTTAGCTGTTACTGGCAATTTTGCAGGTCAAGTGGCTCAAGGCGCCCAGAAAGCAGGAATGGCAGAAGAGCAGGTACATGTCTTTACTGATACCCATACTATGGCGGATTGGCTCTATAAAGAGATGATTCAGGCCGGAGTGAAGGCCGATGACTGGCTGCTGCTCAAGGGATCTCGTGGTATGCGGATGGAGGCGGTGTTGCAGGAGATAGAGCATCGTTTTGCCACTGGCATCAATGAGAAGGAATTTGCATGA
- a CDS encoding PASTA domain-containing protein encodes MLMIGRLTSLFRQIFGKKKDALPRSGYNYTLPGRPLQRSRKDACFTFLLILLVLVFCWLVFFPPFSWQGLTNVMRLPASISKAIGQDVLGEENAEDQQDRPILRGTIYDRNMEEMSVSYRLFSLLVQPTELPDRNKVAEQLSLILEREKEKILQQLQYADGMTELADNLEMHQVEAIEDLHLPGIHCRPVEVRYYPDHGVAGQVLGFVSGNAGLSGVEALYDTVLEPGEFRPVNIPVVNFAGHDALGETVADIVLTIDMALQRQLDQILAEYRQRKGASGGSAIAIAPDSGRILAMISQPGFDPNYFWQTDELQAHKALFAPRYDQELVRPLLVRAAATLEMGMDRDLLPVTLSVPDYGLSEDLLQEYWLRLDMGLPIPDFLPLSSAQGRASAQDMGDNNLLSPVQIVYGLATLLNGGHRVVPWFLNGLYDHTEERFFLRDFAGSPEARILSPAQGKRLGNTLLGASFSSAEGGFLFADMITKVSKEKGLSRQLVQDLLVVAVPREKPEVLLLLTANYDTLAPYPSEVEKRDLQGLLGIGKNVLPLLVGYGGQVETFTAPSAEKNPANLKRYFYSKKHNAAEVKETLARAHLVMPSLIGLSLRKGLQQLNRYNIKIQIKGSGRIIEQKPAPGEPLDETEICELILETEHE; translated from the coding sequence ATGTTGATGATAGGGCGTTTAACAAGCCTGTTTCGCCAGATTTTCGGTAAAAAAAAGGATGCGCTGCCGAGAAGTGGCTATAACTATACACTTCCGGGACGTCCTTTACAAAGAAGCAGGAAAGATGCTTGCTTTACTTTTCTGCTGATTCTGCTGGTCCTTGTCTTTTGCTGGCTCGTTTTTTTTCCTCCCTTTTCCTGGCAGGGGCTGACAAATGTTATGCGCCTGCCTGCCAGCATTTCCAAAGCAATTGGCCAGGACGTGCTCGGAGAGGAAAATGCTGAAGATCAACAGGATCGTCCGATCCTGCGTGGGACAATTTATGATCGAAATATGGAGGAGATGTCGGTTTCTTATCGGCTCTTCTCCCTTTTGGTTCAGCCCACTGAATTACCGGATAGGAATAAAGTTGCTGAGCAGCTCTCCCTGATTCTGGAGCGGGAAAAAGAGAAAATTCTGCAACAGCTTCAGTATGCAGATGGGATGACAGAGCTGGCTGATAACCTGGAAATGCACCAGGTTGAGGCTATAGAAGACCTGCACCTGCCGGGTATTCATTGCCGACCAGTGGAGGTACGGTATTATCCAGATCATGGAGTTGCGGGGCAAGTGCTTGGTTTTGTTAGTGGGAATGCTGGTCTGAGCGGTGTTGAAGCCCTGTATGATACCGTATTGGAGCCTGGTGAATTCAGGCCGGTTAATATTCCGGTGGTGAATTTTGCCGGGCATGATGCCCTGGGCGAAACGGTTGCTGATATAGTCCTGACCATTGATATGGCCTTGCAGCGGCAGCTTGACCAGATCCTTGCAGAGTACCGACAACGGAAAGGGGCAAGTGGCGGGAGTGCCATAGCCATCGCCCCTGATTCCGGTCGAATTCTGGCCATGATCAGCCAGCCGGGGTTTGATCCCAATTATTTCTGGCAGACAGATGAGTTGCAGGCGCATAAAGCCCTGTTTGCCCCCCGCTATGACCAGGAATTAGTACGACCTTTATTGGTGCGGGCCGCCGCTACTTTAGAGATGGGGATGGATAGGGATTTACTCCCTGTCACGCTCAGTGTGCCTGACTATGGTCTGTCCGAGGACCTGTTGCAAGAGTATTGGCTCAGGCTGGATATGGGGCTGCCGATTCCAGATTTTCTTCCGCTTTCATCGGCGCAGGGCAGGGCTTCGGCTCAGGATATGGGAGACAACAATCTGCTGAGTCCGGTGCAGATTGTGTATGGGCTGGCAACGTTGCTGAATGGTGGACATAGGGTTGTGCCTTGGTTTCTCAACGGATTGTATGATCATACGGAAGAGCGCTTTTTCCTCCGTGATTTTGCTGGATCTCCAGAGGCACGAATACTCTCTCCAGCGCAAGGAAAACGCCTAGGGAATACGCTGCTTGGCGCTTCATTTTCTTCTGCCGAGGGAGGTTTTCTCTTTGCAGACATGATTACGAAGGTCTCCAAGGAAAAGGGATTGAGTAGGCAGCTTGTTCAGGATCTCCTGGTGGTTGCTGTTCCACGAGAAAAACCTGAGGTTTTATTGCTCCTCACCGCTAATTACGATACACTTGCTCCTTATCCTTCTGAGGTGGAAAAACGGGATCTGCAAGGTTTGCTCGGGATAGGCAAAAATGTGTTACCTCTTCTTGTCGGATATGGCGGGCAGGTTGAGACCTTTACGGCGCCCTCTGCGGAGAAAAACCCTGCCAATCTGAAGCGGTACTTTTACAGCAAGAAGCATAATGCTGCTGAGGTCAAGGAAACCCTTGCCCGTGCTCATTTGGTCATGCCTTCCTTAATTGGGCTCAGTCTACGTAAGGGCTTACAGCAGCTGAACAGGTATAATATCAAGATACAGATTAAGGGAAGCGGTCGTATAATCGAACAAAAACCGGCTCCTGGTGAGCCGCTTGATGAAACAGAAATTTGTGAGCTGATACTTGAAACAGAACATGAATAG
- the rsmH gene encoding 16S rRNA (cytosine(1402)-N(4))-methyltransferase RsmH: protein MTTQSVFAQQDARDLHIPVLFQEVLEWLQPCSPGCYVDGTLGLGGHTELILEQSAPEGRVLGFEWDAQAAEFAAKRLSGFGERFQLIHASYADMAEEIQHQGQNGVDGLVDGILVDLGVSSLQLDCPERGFSFREEAPLDMRMDTRREVTAEQLVNRLSQEELADIFFHYGEERQARRVARFLVEAREQEKVMTTRQLADLVALSIPKKYHPKKIHVATKVFQALRIAVNRELENLTRLLTDGPKLLKPGARFCIITFHSLEDRIVKQAFAKTPYYRVLTNKPVLPTAEEVRSNARARSAKLRVAERL from the coding sequence GTGACCACACAGTCTGTTTTTGCTCAGCAAGATGCGAGGGATCTGCATATCCCGGTACTTTTTCAGGAGGTCCTGGAATGGCTTCAGCCCTGTTCACCCGGGTGCTACGTGGATGGGACCTTGGGGCTGGGTGGGCATACCGAGCTGATTCTGGAGCAGTCCGCACCGGAAGGAAGGGTGCTGGGGTTTGAGTGGGACGCCCAGGCTGCCGAATTTGCGGCAAAGCGTTTGTCTGGGTTTGGAGAGCGGTTTCAGCTCATTCACGCCTCCTATGCAGACATGGCTGAAGAAATACAGCATCAGGGGCAGAACGGAGTTGATGGCTTAGTTGACGGTATTCTGGTTGATCTTGGTGTTTCTTCTCTCCAACTGGATTGCCCGGAACGAGGGTTCAGCTTTCGGGAAGAGGCGCCATTGGATATGCGGATGGACACCAGACGGGAAGTGACAGCGGAGCAACTGGTGAACCGGCTTTCCCAGGAAGAGCTTGCAGATATCTTTTTCCATTATGGAGAAGAACGGCAAGCCCGGCGGGTGGCCCGTTTTCTTGTCGAGGCTCGGGAACAGGAAAAAGTCATGACGACTCGGCAGCTGGCAGACCTTGTTGCCTTGTCAATACCGAAAAAATACCATCCCAAGAAAATTCATGTTGCCACCAAGGTGTTTCAGGCCTTGCGTATTGCTGTCAACCGGGAGCTGGAGAACCTGACCCGTTTATTGACAGATGGGCCAAAGCTCCTCAAGCCGGGGGCACGGTTTTGTATTATAACGTTTCACTCACTGGAGGACCGTATTGTCAAACAGGCCTTTGCCAAAACACCCTATTACAGAGTGTTGACCAATAAGCCTGTCCTGCCGACAGCGGAAGAGGTGAGGAGCAATGCACGGGCTCGCAGTGCAAAATTGCGGGTGGCTGAGAGATTATAA
- the mraZ gene encoding division/cell wall cluster transcriptional repressor MraZ — MTKEKIAGLRFRSRSEHILDAKGRLNIPTRFREVLSEVYSNALIVTNWQKSLKAYPVAEWETLEEKLLTQGRSQPGMSAFIRYVISGVIECSLDKQGRILLPGSLRNEFGISKDVVLNGMLDHFEIWDKGAWQNEVRRTREDFTSFREGLSSLGIL, encoded by the coding sequence ATGACAAAAGAAAAAATTGCTGGATTGCGTTTTCGCAGCCGTTCTGAGCATATTTTGGATGCAAAAGGGCGCCTGAATATCCCTACTCGCTTTCGGGAGGTATTGTCCGAGGTCTATAGCAATGCCCTTATTGTTACTAATTGGCAGAAAAGTCTGAAGGCTTATCCTGTTGCTGAGTGGGAAACCCTGGAAGAGAAATTATTAACCCAGGGGCGAAGCCAGCCAGGCATGAGTGCCTTTATTCGTTATGTTATTTCCGGTGTTATTGAATGTTCTTTGGATAAACAGGGCAGAATTCTCCTGCCCGGGTCTCTGCGGAATGAGTTCGGTATCAGCAAGGACGTGGTGTTGAACGGTATGTTAGATCATTTTGAGATCTGGGATAAAGGGGCCTGGCAGAATGAGGTTCGCCGTACCAGGGAAGATTTCACCAGTTTTCGTGAAGGCTTGTCTTCATTGGGTATTTTGTAG
- the panB gene encoding 3-methyl-2-oxobutanoate hydroxymethyltransferase gives MKKITVKDFREMKGSDHAISMLTAYDASMARLLDQAGVDSLLVGDSLGMVVLGYDSTVPVTMEEMLHHAAAVRRGTERALVIADMPFGSYQVSVEQAIANGTRFLKEAGCDCVKLEGGEEVCDAVRGLVRAGVPVMGHLGLTPQTAGQLGGFKVQGKDMETARQLLADAKALEVAGAFSIVLEAVPAPLAKIITQEVTVPIIGIGAGPDCDGQVLVVNDMLGLFEKFTPKFVKQYCNLAPDIKQGVQAYIQDLQEGVFPAEEHSFAVQEDFSGLLK, from the coding sequence ATGAAGAAGATAACAGTGAAAGATTTTCGGGAAATGAAGGGCAGTGATCATGCCATATCCATGCTTACCGCCTATGATGCCTCTATGGCCCGGCTTTTGGATCAAGCTGGAGTGGATTCTTTGCTCGTGGGAGATTCTCTGGGTATGGTGGTGCTGGGGTATGACTCCACGGTTCCGGTGACAATGGAGGAGATGCTCCATCATGCTGCGGCAGTCAGGCGGGGGACAGAACGGGCCTTGGTCATCGCTGATATGCCCTTTGGTTCTTATCAGGTTTCTGTGGAGCAGGCCATAGCCAACGGAACCCGTTTTCTTAAAGAGGCAGGCTGCGATTGCGTGAAACTGGAAGGCGGCGAAGAAGTTTGCGATGCTGTGCGCGGGTTGGTGCGGGCAGGTGTGCCGGTTATGGGGCATCTCGGTCTGACACCTCAGACCGCTGGTCAGCTGGGTGGCTTCAAAGTACAGGGAAAGGATATGGAGACAGCCCGTCAGCTGCTTGCTGATGCCAAGGCCTTGGAGGTAGCCGGGGCATTTTCTATCGTCCTGGAGGCAGTTCCGGCTCCCTTGGCGAAAATTATTACCCAGGAAGTTACAGTACCCATCATCGGTATTGGCGCAGGACCTGATTGTGACGGGCAGGTCTTGGTTGTTAACGATATGTTAGGTCTTTTTGAAAAATTTACCCCTAAGTTTGTTAAGCAGTATTGCAACCTCGCCCCGGATATTAAACAGGGGGTACAGGCCTATATCCAGGATCTTCAGGAGGGAGTCTTTCCGGCGGAAGAGCATAGCTTTGCTGTTCAAGAAGATTTTTCCGGGTTACTGAAGTGA
- the trpD gene encoding anthranilate phosphoribosyltransferase, translated as MIQEAISLVVTGQDLNEEQMTATMQEIMSGEATDAQIGSFITALRMKGETIDEIAGAVRVMREKATFVDTGVDTAAGELLMDIVGTGGDGSGTFNVSTTTAFVVAGAGIPVAKHGNRAVSSSCGSADVLEALGVDLSMPADKMAECVRTVGIGFLFAPMLHGAMKHAIGPRRELGIRTIFNILGPLTNPAGSNVQLTGVFAKELTIPIAEVLARLGMKRTLVVWGEGNMDEMTVTGTSYVAEAHDGMVESYTVDPEDVGLSRASIDDIRGGATAEESASLVRKVLSNTPGARLDMVLLNAGAALMTAGKVNNFQAGVEQAREIIASGAALEKLDQLVAFCKG; from the coding sequence ATGATACAAGAAGCAATATCCCTGGTGGTTACCGGGCAAGATCTTAATGAAGAGCAAATGACCGCAACCATGCAGGAGATCATGAGCGGCGAGGCCACGGATGCTCAAATAGGCTCCTTTATCACCGCCCTGCGTATGAAAGGTGAGACCATCGATGAGATCGCAGGAGCAGTTCGGGTGATGCGGGAAAAGGCCACCTTTGTTGATACCGGGGTGGACACCGCCGCTGGAGAGCTTCTCATGGATATCGTGGGCACTGGTGGTGATGGCTCAGGCACCTTTAATGTCTCCACGACTACGGCCTTTGTTGTGGCAGGTGCCGGGATTCCGGTGGCGAAACACGGCAACCGGGCAGTCTCCTCTTCCTGCGGTAGCGCCGATGTATTAGAGGCACTCGGAGTTGATCTTTCCATGCCTGCCGATAAAATGGCAGAATGTGTACGCACCGTGGGAATAGGCTTCCTGTTTGCTCCTATGTTGCACGGGGCTATGAAACACGCCATTGGCCCCAGGCGTGAGTTGGGCATTCGCACTATCTTCAATATTCTTGGGCCGCTGACCAATCCAGCCGGAAGCAATGTCCAACTCACCGGTGTTTTTGCCAAGGAACTGACCATACCCATTGCCGAGGTGCTAGCTAGGTTAGGCATGAAACGAACCCTGGTGGTCTGGGGTGAGGGCAATATGGATGAGATGACCGTTACCGGCACCTCTTATGTGGCTGAGGCCCATGATGGCATGGTGGAAAGCTACACCGTGGACCCGGAAGACGTAGGTCTGAGTCGGGCAAGCATTGACGATATCCGGGGTGGAGCCACTGCTGAGGAATCTGCGAGCCTAGTTCGTAAGGTACTCAGTAATACCCCAGGAGCACGCCTGGACATGGTTCTGCTCAATGCGGGAGCAGCGTTAATGACTGCGGGTAAGGTGAATAATTTCCAGGCCGGAGTGGAGCAGGCACGGGAGATCATCGCCTCCGGCGCAGCCCTGGAGAAGCTTGACCAGCTGGTTGCTTTTTGCAAGGGATAG
- the gmd gene encoding GDP-mannose 4,6-dehydratase gives MKKALISGITGQDGAYLAEFLLDKGYEVHGIKRRASSFNTERIDHLYEDPHTKGRRFILHYGDLTDSSNLIRIIQQVQPDEIYNLAAQSHVKVSFESPEYTADADGLGTLRLLEAIRILGREEKTRFYQASTSELYGLVQEIPQKESTPFYPRSPYACAKLYAYWITVNYREAYGMYACNGILFNHESPVRGETFVTRKITRSLSRISLGLQECLYLGNMDALRDWGHAKDYVRMQWMMLQQDAPEDFVIASGEQHSVREFVETAAQELGFSIAWSGKGEKEVGIVSEVTADSLSLSPGQQIVAIDPRYFRPTEVETLLGDPTRAKARLGWEPQISFNKLVREMVQNDLEIAKRDKLCSDAGFAVCAYHE, from the coding sequence ATGAAGAAAGCCTTAATAAGTGGTATCACCGGGCAGGATGGCGCCTATCTCGCTGAATTTCTTTTGGATAAGGGATACGAAGTACACGGCATCAAACGGCGAGCCTCCTCCTTTAATACCGAACGAATTGATCATCTCTATGAGGATCCCCACACAAAAGGACGTCGTTTTATCCTGCATTACGGCGATCTCACAGACAGTTCCAACCTAATACGGATTATCCAACAAGTTCAACCGGATGAGATTTACAACCTAGCTGCTCAGTCGCATGTCAAAGTTTCCTTTGAGTCGCCAGAATACACGGCGGATGCCGATGGACTAGGTACTTTACGCCTGCTTGAGGCCATCCGCATCCTCGGACGGGAGGAAAAGACCCGTTTCTATCAGGCATCCACTTCCGAGCTCTATGGCTTAGTGCAGGAAATACCGCAGAAGGAAAGCACGCCGTTTTATCCGCGTTCCCCGTATGCCTGTGCTAAGCTCTATGCTTACTGGATTACGGTCAACTACCGGGAAGCCTACGGCATGTATGCCTGTAACGGAATTCTTTTTAATCATGAGTCCCCTGTTCGTGGCGAGACCTTTGTGACCCGGAAAATAACCCGCTCTTTATCTCGCATCTCTCTCGGCTTACAGGAATGCCTCTACCTTGGCAATATGGACGCATTGCGCGATTGGGGCCATGCCAAAGATTATGTGCGGATGCAATGGATGATGCTGCAACAGGATGCGCCGGAGGACTTTGTCATCGCCTCTGGGGAACAGCACTCCGTACGCGAATTTGTAGAAACCGCAGCACAGGAGTTGGGATTTAGCATTGCATGGTCAGGAAAAGGAGAGAAAGAAGTCGGCATCGTCTCCGAAGTAACCGCTGATAGCCTTTCTCTCAGTCCTGGACAACAAATTGTAGCTATTGACCCAAGGTATTTTCGCCCAACAGAGGTGGAAACGCTACTCGGTGACCCCACACGAGCCAAGGCAAGATTGGGCTGGGAACCCCAGATTTCCTTCAATAAACTTGTCCGAGAAATGGTACAAAATGATCTGGAAATAGCAAAGCGAGACAAACTGTGTTCGGATGCTGGCTTTGCGGTGTGTGCGTATCATGAATAA